Below is a window of Pseudodesulfovibrio sp. 5S69 DNA.
ACGAGAAGGAGACCGAGTTCGACGTGGCCCCATGCGGCATCACCGGCCTGGACACGGCCCTGTCCGTGACCTGGGGGCTGGTCAGGGACGGCGTGTTGACCCGCGAGACCTTTCTGCGCGCCTGGACCACGGCCCCGTGCAAGGTCTTCAACCTGCCGGTGAACACCTTCGCGCCCGGCGATCCGGCGGACTTTTTCCTGTTCGACGAGGCCGAGGAATGGACCGTTTCGCCGTCCACCCTGCATTCCAAGGGAAAAAACACGCCGCTGCTCGGTTCTGTGCTGAAAGGGCGGGTAAAAACCCATTTCATTGCGGGCAAAAAGATTGTATAAAAGGGATTCCCGCCGGCCGACTAGGAGCCGGGGAATCGCGCCGGGGCAGAGCCTGTCCGCGGGGCGCCACCTTGCAACGATTCAATGTGAGGCCGTACGCCCCGAAGCGGCGCGGGCGGCCGAGAGAGGAGAGATATGAGTCAGCCTTTCAAAGATGCTGTCGGCTTTTGCAAAACCATAATGCGCAACGGGTTTGATGCCTATATCATCAACGTCCGGCTCCAGGCGCTCACCCTGGACGAAACGGGCAGCGAGCAGGAACTGGATATCTGCACCGAGGCCCCGTTCGACGAGTTGAAGAAATATTTTCCCAGCATGGAGGAATCCGGTGACAAGGACATGGTGGGCACCCTTGTTGAAGGGGGCGTGACCTACTATTTCTATCCCGCTTCCACCGAAGAGGCCGCCTATACGGACGAGGCGGTCTCGACCATGACCCCGCGCCTTTTGAAGCGGCTGGAGCAGCGCGGCGACATCCCGTTGTCCTCGGTCTGCCCGTTCATCCCCCGGGCCAAGGAGACCTACGCCGATTTTGCGGACTTCTCCGAGGGCCAGATCCGCTTCAAGGGCATCCCGGACCAGGTCCTGAAAAAGGACTACTCCCTGGCCTACCGGGCCATGCGCTTCGCCGCCAACTTCGACAAAGAGATCGAGGCCAACTCCTGGGCCGCCATCGTACGCTGCTCCCGGCGCGTGCTCGACTACGTGCCCATGTCCGACTTCCTGGACGAGTGGCGCAAGGTCGAGGCCGAGGCCATGTACAAGTTTTTCGGTCTGCTCTTCGACTCCATGCTCCTGCACGGGCTCATCCCCGAGATCGCGGCCCTGTCCCGCGTCTCCCAGATCAAGAATCCGGAGGAGGGCACCGAGGAGACCGTCCTGGTGCACACCCTGGACGTCATGAAGACCTATCCCGAGGAGCTGCCTTACGACTGGTTCGGCACCGTGGCCTGTCTGTTCCACGACATCGGCAAGCTCTACACCGCCGAATACTACGACGGCCGCTGGAATTTCCTGCAGCATCATCGCGTGGGCGCCAAGGTCACCCGCAAGGTCCTGAAAAGGCTCCATTTCGAGGAGCAGGACATCGATCTGATCTGCGATCTGGTCCAGAACCACATGCGTCCGCACTTCATGCTCACCGACAAGGGCATCCGCCGACTGCGCTCCCTGGACGAATACCCGCGCATCATGGAGATGGTCCGCGCCGACATCAAGGCGCGCAACGGCTCCTGGCGCGAGTTCAACCACAACCTGAAGATGGCCGAGCGCGCGGATATCCCGGACCTTGAGCTCGAACCGCTGCTCGACGGCAACCGGATCATGGAACTGGCCAAGCTCAAGCCCGGCCCGACCATCGGCAAGATCCGCGACCAGCTCCTTGAGGCCCAGGTCCGCGACGACGTCTCGACCGTCGAAGAGGCCGAAGACTTCGTCCTCGATTACGTAGAGGAACACCGCCTGTACTAAAAAAGGCGACAGCACACTGAGAAAGCCCCGGTCCGGCCCCGCCGCACCGGGGCTTTTGTCGTGCAGCCGCCTCCGGCCCCTCCCCATCTCCTCTTCCTTCCTAAACTTTTGGGTGCCGTTTTGCGGGGGAGCGGGGGCGGGGAATTTTTTTTTGTTACGGGCATAAAGAAAAGGGGAGGGGCGTCGATAAAGTGGGTATGCAAATCTCCGGCGCACATATGAACTATGGGTTCATGCACCAGCTCAAGACGCGGAAGGACCAGGGCCAGGACGTGGGGACCGCGGCCTCGCTGCTGGATAATTCACCGGGCATGCGCCTCGGGAAGATGGCGGAGATCAATCCGGCCAAGGACGGACTGACCCCGGCGGCCATGGCCCTAGCCAATGCGCCGGGTCAGGCGGACAAGCTGTCCGAGGACTTCCCCCGCACCCTGGGCGAGACCTTCGCCAACGAGATCGTCCGCCGCATGGGCGAGGTCAAGGACGAAAACGGAGAGGTCAAGGACAGCGACGGCCTGCGCGACCAACTGGCATCGACCATGGACTGGGTCCGCGAGAAGTTCGGCGACGAAACCGCCGCAGCGGCCGCGGGCATCGTCATCAAGGCCACCTCTTCGGGCGTCAACGAGGACTCTCTGGGCAACGGGCTGCTCAACGTCCTCAAGTTCATCGACCGGAACTTCGGCACCAACGCGGGCGACACGGCCATTGCCCAGTTCAACTCGGGCATCAACACCGCCCTGAACGATTTCTTCGACAACGGTCAGAACGAGATTTTCCACGTGGCCGAGTCCACGGGCGAAGCTTCGGCAACCCAGGCCGCCGGGGCGCGCATCTTCTCCCAGATCGCCCAGGAAACGGACTCCGCCGACACCCTGGACCAGCTCAACCAACTGCTCGAACAGCTCAAGGGCGAGCTGGACAACACCGCCCAACTCCAGGATCTGACCACCCAACTGGAGGAGCAGTTCGACCCGGCCAACGCAACCATGGACCAGGCCGTGGCGGCCTACCAGAAGGTGCCGGGCGACACCTCGCCCCAACTGACCAGCATAACAGTCTAGGCTCCACCCTGCCGGACTTTTTGCGAGCCGACTCGTCGTGAGTCGGCTTTTTCGTGCGCAAAGTCCGGACCCCGGCGGATCAAGCCACCATGCGCCGGTCCACGTCCCAGACCGTGCGCACGGCGTCGCGGAACTCGCGGATGGGCGAGCGCGCCCCCTGCGCCTCAAGGAAGGACAGGCAGAGCGGGACCTGAAGGCTCTCGGGCCAGAGCACGGCCAGACCGGCCGCCGCCAGCCGCCTGCCCTCGTCCTCGCGCAGGACGGCCACGCCCATGCCCTCGGCCACCAGCTCGCGCATGATCGCCTCGTCCACGGTCTGCTCCACCGGGTTGGGCTCCACTCCGAAGGCCGACATGCGCTGGCGCAGGGCCACGTGGAAGGGACAGCCCCGGAAGGTGTAGATCCACGGCAGGGCGGCCAGGGCGCGCCAGTCGCCGGGGACCAGGCCCTCGGCCAGGGCCGTGGGCACGGCGATGACCAGCGGCACCGAGGCCACATACTCGTCGTGCACCCCCTCTTCGTTCCACAGGCCGAAGCGGAAGCCCACGTGCATCTCGCCGGAGCGCAGGGAGGCCGCCGTGTAGCGGCTCTGCGAGACGATGAACGACGGCTGGACGCCCGGTGCGCCGGCGCGCATGATCCGGGCCAGCTCGGCCATGCGCAGGAAGGCCGGGTCCGAGTTCAGCCCGATCACCAGCCTCGAGGACGCGGTCCGCTTGAGCCCCTCGCCCCGGACGCGGAAATCCTCCATGGCCTGGATGGCGGCCCGGGCGTATGGCAGCAGCGCCTCGCCCTCGGGGGTCATGAGCATGCCCCGGGCCTGGCGTTCGAACAAAGGGTAGCCCAGCGTTTCCTCAAGTTGCTTGATCTGTCCGCTCATGGCCGATTGGCTGAGAAAGACCGTCTCGGCCGCCCTGGTCAGGTTCCCGGCAAAGGCCACGGCCACGAAGCACTGCAAGTTGCGTATATCCACGTCATCGCCCCTTTCCGCGTTCCGGTTTTCCGAAGGGATGCCCGGAAAATTCGAATTGGATTTTTCATTCTTTCGCATGATAGCAGTGGCAAATCAAGAAGGAGAGGTTTGATGAGCCAACGGAAAATCGGAACGGTTCCTTTATCCTGTCTGATGACGGGGGCGGTGCTCGGCTCGGGCATCATCATCCTGCCGCCCCTGGCCATCGAGGTGGCCGGGCCGTGGGCCTTGCCCGCCTGGGGCGCGACCATGCTCTTCGGCGCGGCCTTCGCCTACATCTTCGCCAGGGTGGGGACCCTGTTTCCGGGCGAGGGCGGCGCTGCCGACGCGGTGGCCAGGGCCTTCGGGCCGTGGGCCAGGGACCTGGGGGCCTACGCCCTGGCCGGGGCGGCCCTGTTCGGCCCGGCGGCGGTCATGTTGACCGTGGCCGACTACCTGCCTCCGGGCCTGCTGCCGGACACCCCGGCCGCGCACGGCGCTGCCGCCGCAGCGGTCCAGGTGGGCAGCGCCCTGCTCCTGGCCGGAGGGCTCAGGACCATGAGTCGCGTGACCACCGTCCTGGCCGTCTCGGCCACCATCCTGCTCCTGGCCGGGGCCGCGGTCACCCTGGCCTTGCATCGATCGTCCGAGGCCGCGGCCGCGCTGCTCGCTCCGCCGCCGCTGTCCGTCCCGACCCTGGGCTACACCCTGCTTTTGCTCTTCTTCGCCGTGGTCGGCTGGGAGGTGGTCGGCAATTACGGGGCCGAGGTGCGCGACCCGCGCCGGACCATGGTCCGGGCCGCCCTGCTGGCCGGGGCGGTCGTCGGTCTGGTCAGCCTGGCCGTGGCCGCCGGGCTCCAGCTCGGCGCCTTCCCGCAAGGGGCGGGGCACGGCGTGGCCGGGCTGCTCCACCCGTTGTTCGGCCCGGCGGCCCCGTGGATCATGGCCGCCCTGGTGGCGGCCCTGTGCGTGACCACTTACCTCATGTTCGTGGGCGCGGTCGTCCGCCTTGTGGCCCACCTGGCCCGGCAGGGCGGCCTGCCAGCCTGGGTCGGCCGGCGCAACGGGCGCGGGGTGCCGGTGGCCATCCTGGCCGTCTACACCCTGGTTCACCTGGGCCAGCTCGCCCTGGTCTCCCTCGGGGTGCTCGACATGGCGGGCATCCTGGCCATCGCTGACGGCTTTTTTCTGGTCAACGCCCTGCTCGGGGCCCTGGCCGCCGCCAGACTCCTGGCCGCGCCCCTGCCGCGCGTGGTGTCACTGGTCCTGGCCCTGTGCCTGTTCGCGGTCCTGCTCACTTCCCGCTGGCCGGTGCTGGCGGCCATCGCGATCATGGCTCTGGCCCTCGGCCTGCGTTCCGCACGGCATCGGCGTCCCGCACGAAAGGGGCCTGTCGTGGAGCGGGTCAAGCCCGGACCGTAGGCCCGCCGCCCCGTACGGTTTTCGCCCAATGAAAAAGGGCCGGATAATTCCGGCCCTTTTTCATTTTTTCTACTCCCCCTCGCGGCAAGGCTTGTGCGGGTGGGGCGGGTGTGGCGTTCGTCTAGGCACCCACGTGGAGCTTGAAGGCCTCCAGCGTGTTGACCATGAGCTGGGCGATGGTCATGGGGCCGACGCCGCCGGGGACCGGGGTGATGGCGTGGACCTTGTCCTTGAGGGCTTCGAAA
It encodes the following:
- a CDS encoding APC family permease, with the protein product MSQRKIGTVPLSCLMTGAVLGSGIIILPPLAIEVAGPWALPAWGATMLFGAAFAYIFARVGTLFPGEGGAADAVARAFGPWARDLGAYALAGAALFGPAAVMLTVADYLPPGLLPDTPAAHGAAAAAVQVGSALLLAGGLRTMSRVTTVLAVSATILLLAGAAVTLALHRSSEAAAALLAPPPLSVPTLGYTLLLLFFAVVGWEVVGNYGAEVRDPRRTMVRAALLAGAVVGLVSLAVAAGLQLGAFPQGAGHGVAGLLHPLFGPAAPWIMAALVAALCVTTYLMFVGAVVRLVAHLARQGGLPAWVGRRNGRGVPVAILAVYTLVHLGQLALVSLGVLDMAGILAIADGFFLVNALLGALAAARLLAAPLPRVVSLVLALCLFAVLLTSRWPVLAAIAIMALALGLRSARHRRPARKGPVVERVKPGP
- a CDS encoding HD domain-containing protein, producing the protein MSQPFKDAVGFCKTIMRNGFDAYIINVRLQALTLDETGSEQELDICTEAPFDELKKYFPSMEESGDKDMVGTLVEGGVTYYFYPASTEEAAYTDEAVSTMTPRLLKRLEQRGDIPLSSVCPFIPRAKETYADFADFSEGQIRFKGIPDQVLKKDYSLAYRAMRFAANFDKEIEANSWAAIVRCSRRVLDYVPMSDFLDEWRKVEAEAMYKFFGLLFDSMLLHGLIPEIAALSRVSQIKNPEEGTEETVLVHTLDVMKTYPEELPYDWFGTVACLFHDIGKLYTAEYYDGRWNFLQHHRVGAKVTRKVLKRLHFEEQDIDLICDLVQNHMRPHFMLTDKGIRRLRSLDEYPRIMEMVRADIKARNGSWREFNHNLKMAERADIPDLELEPLLDGNRIMELAKLKPGPTIGKIRDQLLEAQVRDDVSTVEEAEDFVLDYVEEHRLY
- a CDS encoding LysR family transcriptional regulator, coding for MDIRNLQCFVAVAFAGNLTRAAETVFLSQSAMSGQIKQLEETLGYPLFERQARGMLMTPEGEALLPYARAAIQAMEDFRVRGEGLKRTASSRLVIGLNSDPAFLRMAELARIMRAGAPGVQPSFIVSQSRYTAASLRSGEMHVGFRFGLWNEEGVHDEYVASVPLVIAVPTALAEGLVPGDWRALAALPWIYTFRGCPFHVALRQRMSAFGVEPNPVEQTVDEAIMRELVAEGMGVAVLREDEGRRLAAAGLAVLWPESLQVPLCLSFLEAQGARSPIREFRDAVRTVWDVDRRMVA